The sequence ATAGGTGTATAATGGACGTAATGGAGGCTCGCCTTTGGAGTTCTATTAGACAATAAGGTACCATTTAAACATAAAGATAAATTTTATAGAGTGGTAGTTAGGCCGACTATGTTGTATGGGATAGGATATTGACCAGTGGTCTATAATTTACTGAGTATTCGGTATAACTCACGCATTCGTGTACAAACCAGTGCAGACGAAGTAACACGAATATCTCCGGTAGTCAGTCTATTTCCATCAGCCGGCCGGTGGGAGCGAGAAGTTTGGGATATGTTTGGTGTTTCTTCCATCAATCATCTGGATCTACGCCGTATATCAACAGATTATGGTTTCGAGGGTCATCCATTACGAAAAGACCTTCCTCTGAGTGGATATGTGGAAGTACGCTATGATGATCCAGAGAAACGTGTGGTTTCTGAACCCATTGAGATGNNNNNNNNNNNNNNNNNNNNNNNNNNNNNNNNNNNNNNNNNNNNNNNNNNNNNNNNNNNNNNNNNNNNNNNNNNNNNNNNNNNNNNNNNNNNNNNNNNNNCTGAGTATTCGGTATAACTCACGCATTCGTGTACAAACCAGTGCAGACGAAGTAACACGAATATCTCCGGTAGTCAGTCTATTTCCATCAGCCGGCCGGTGGGAGCGAGAAGTTTGGGATATGTTTGGTGTTTCTTCCATCAATCATCCGGATCTACGCCGTATATCAACAGATTATGGTTTCGAGGGTCATCTATAACGAAAAGACCTTCCTCTGAGTGGATATGTGGAAGTACGCTATGATGATCCAAAGAAACGTGTGGTTTCTGAACCCATTGAGATGACCCAAGAATTTCTCTATTTCGATTTTGCTAGTCCTTGGGAACAGCGTAGTGACGGATA comes from Capsicum annuum cultivar UCD-10X-F1 unplaced genomic scaffold, UCD10Xv1.1 ctg63567, whole genome shotgun sequence and encodes:
- the LOC124893668 gene encoding NADH dehydrogenase [ubiquinone] iron-sulfur protein 3-like, with the protein product ADEVTRISPVVSLFPSAGRWEREVWDMFGVSSINHLDLRRISTDYGFEGHPLRKDLPLSGYVEVRYDDPEKHEVTRISPVVSLFPSAGRWEREVWDMFGVSSINHPDLRRISTDYGFEGHL